One window from the genome of Rhodopirellula halodulae encodes:
- a CDS encoding BatD family protein yields MLRVFAVALGVVWLLLPQAETGAAEVSARLSSKEAYVGAPLTLQIDIEDAARYELPELPEVAGVEILRKGAPQQSHQVSVFNGRMVQRTSVTFSYEVTPTRAGSYRIPSMNIRADGEIHETEPLEFVATVSETGDLLFVELDGEESSVYVGQPIQLTLQIWIRPYRLEEQNQNLSEGDMWSMRSRQSQWGDFADVLEEMAQRRQPPAGRSVLREDASGQQREYYLYEIEAEIYPKKPGEVDAGGVKVVLDYPTKIGPVARRDPFGMGSPFSGVFGDDFFGAPFGREQLAVLNSRPIEADAQTSSIEVRPIPTDGRPDGYNGAVGQYRIRTQASPDSVEVGDQIKLKIGVTGSGPMELVRCPKLSAQSDLTADFKVSDQPLPGFVQDNMKVFAPTIRPKHEGVTEIPPIEFHFFNPETESFEVVKSEPIPIRVRPSEKLSLDSIVANGRRGGGQAEEASGAGQGGSDANGFRADGIWDIFKTSDAIESVPVRNALPLGWLLAVCPGLVWIGLVVWQSRGRWMTWLAQWKSPARKAVLAMEQADDAFTMGEIMNEYLRRQFGSDRKSSSWLSGVGGVRVAGAYGLAAEVESFLNRCQCRETVIPPESTAAIEELRFRGMALIEQLEKLRLQKRPSRKFCAKPVTALQSQSVAGTLAWVLAGWSLVSAGSVVASESDESLALDPPSMSVLFQEANQAYERGMQTFEQNEPGSSSTNDPVGHADSGQAVAKSEFSLAATRYQTLVDAGVENPQLYANLGNACLLSGQIGRAIVAYERALKWNPENDSIRTRLWLARDQVNRSSDSHTSWKLQLQRTIVPVLFRYWGASRLRWSIVSFALAFWTLMILMRLRTLTPESRRMTRSAASIFAMSAVLGGVVWWLATSAVSDKSTGYIVADEVTVRTGDGEAFPSLVDWSETDGWSVQVVQSRGDWVLIRTPSATGWVPADTIAFEAMGEFKAMGLGSRAVGASGA; encoded by the coding sequence ATGTTACGTGTGTTCGCGGTCGCTCTGGGCGTGGTCTGGTTGCTGCTGCCACAGGCCGAGACTGGTGCAGCGGAAGTCTCCGCGAGGCTATCGTCCAAAGAAGCCTACGTTGGGGCACCGCTGACGTTGCAAATCGATATCGAAGATGCGGCCCGATACGAGTTGCCCGAGTTGCCTGAAGTCGCGGGGGTGGAGATCCTTCGCAAGGGCGCGCCACAACAGAGTCATCAGGTTTCTGTTTTCAACGGACGCATGGTTCAACGCACCAGTGTGACGTTCTCTTATGAAGTCACGCCAACGCGAGCCGGTTCCTATCGAATTCCGTCGATGAACATCCGCGCGGATGGTGAGATTCATGAAACCGAACCGCTTGAGTTCGTTGCGACCGTCAGTGAGACCGGTGACCTTTTGTTTGTGGAACTGGACGGCGAAGAGTCTTCGGTCTACGTCGGTCAGCCGATTCAACTGACGTTGCAAATTTGGATTCGTCCCTATCGTTTGGAAGAGCAGAACCAAAATCTGTCCGAAGGGGACATGTGGTCGATGAGGTCCAGGCAGTCTCAATGGGGCGACTTCGCCGATGTGTTGGAAGAGATGGCACAACGTCGGCAACCTCCAGCCGGCCGGTCAGTTCTGCGAGAGGACGCGTCTGGCCAACAACGAGAGTACTATCTGTACGAAATCGAGGCGGAAATCTATCCGAAGAAACCCGGCGAGGTGGACGCTGGCGGGGTGAAGGTCGTGCTCGACTATCCCACCAAAATCGGACCCGTGGCACGTCGGGATCCTTTCGGGATGGGCTCGCCATTTTCCGGAGTGTTTGGCGATGACTTTTTCGGCGCACCCTTCGGACGCGAGCAGTTGGCGGTTTTGAATTCCCGGCCGATTGAGGCCGATGCGCAAACAAGTTCGATCGAAGTTCGTCCGATTCCGACCGACGGTCGTCCCGATGGGTACAACGGGGCGGTGGGGCAATACCGAATCCGAACGCAAGCCAGTCCGGACTCGGTGGAGGTTGGGGACCAAATCAAACTTAAAATCGGAGTCACAGGCAGCGGCCCCATGGAATTGGTTCGATGTCCAAAACTATCGGCTCAGTCCGATTTGACCGCGGACTTCAAAGTCTCGGACCAACCTCTTCCGGGGTTCGTTCAGGACAACATGAAGGTGTTTGCTCCGACGATTCGTCCAAAGCATGAAGGTGTGACTGAAATTCCGCCAATTGAATTTCATTTCTTCAATCCGGAAACGGAGTCGTTTGAGGTTGTGAAGAGTGAGCCGATTCCGATCCGGGTGCGACCTTCTGAGAAGCTGAGTCTGGATTCGATTGTTGCAAATGGCCGACGAGGTGGTGGTCAAGCGGAAGAGGCCAGCGGGGCAGGGCAGGGCGGTTCGGATGCGAATGGTTTCCGAGCAGATGGGATCTGGGATATTTTTAAAACGTCAGATGCGATCGAAAGTGTTCCGGTTCGGAATGCTCTTCCGCTTGGATGGTTGCTGGCGGTCTGTCCAGGCTTGGTCTGGATTGGTTTGGTTGTTTGGCAAAGTCGTGGACGCTGGATGACTTGGTTGGCTCAGTGGAAGTCACCCGCCCGGAAAGCGGTGTTGGCGATGGAGCAAGCGGACGACGCATTCACGATGGGGGAGATCATGAACGAGTATCTGCGACGTCAATTTGGAAGCGATCGCAAATCCTCGAGTTGGTTGTCTGGGGTCGGCGGAGTACGAGTCGCGGGTGCGTATGGCTTGGCAGCAGAAGTGGAGTCGTTTCTGAATCGTTGCCAGTGTCGAGAGACCGTGATTCCGCCAGAGTCAACAGCCGCAATTGAGGAATTGCGTTTTCGCGGCATGGCATTGATCGAGCAATTGGAAAAACTTCGGCTGCAAAAGCGTCCGTCTCGAAAGTTCTGCGCGAAGCCAGTCACCGCTCTGCAGTCACAGAGCGTCGCGGGGACGTTGGCGTGGGTGCTAGCTGGATGGTCCTTGGTCTCGGCGGGCAGTGTCGTCGCAAGCGAATCGGATGAAAGCTTGGCATTGGATCCGCCATCCATGTCGGTGTTGTTTCAAGAAGCCAACCAAGCGTACGAACGCGGAATGCAGACGTTCGAGCAGAATGAACCGGGGAGCTCCTCCACGAATGATCCGGTTGGCCATGCTGACTCTGGGCAGGCGGTTGCAAAGTCGGAGTTCTCGCTGGCCGCCACACGCTATCAAACACTGGTCGATGCGGGAGTTGAGAACCCGCAGTTGTATGCGAACTTGGGGAACGCCTGTCTGCTGTCGGGGCAAATTGGACGAGCGATCGTGGCCTATGAACGTGCGCTGAAGTGGAATCCGGAAAACGATTCCATTCGCACGCGTCTTTGGTTGGCTCGCGATCAGGTCAACCGCTCAAGCGATTCCCACACGTCGTGGAAGTTGCAACTACAGCGAACCATTGTGCCGGTGCTGTTTCGGTATTGGGGGGCGAGTCGGTTGCGATGGAGCATTGTCAGTTTCGCATTGGCGTTCTGGACCCTTATGATTTTGATGCGGCTCCGAACATTGACGCCCGAATCACGTCGCATGACACGTTCGGCCGCGTCCATCTTCGCGATGAGTGCTGTTTTAGGTGGCGTCGTTTGGTGGCTGGCGACTTCTGCGGTATCGGACAAATCCACCGGATACATTGTGGCTGATGAGGTCACGGTTCGAACGGGAGACGGCGAAGCATTTCCCTCCCTCGTGGACTGGAGCGAGACCGATGGATGGTCAGTCCAGGTCGTTCAATCGCGAGGCGATTGGGTCCTCATTCGCACCCCGTCCGCGACAGGTTGGGTTCCTGCGGACACGATCGCATTCGAGGCAATGGGCGAATTCAAGGCAATGGGTTTGGGTTCGAGGGCAGTCGGCGCGAGTGGGGCGTAA
- a CDS encoding phosphopantothenoylcysteine decarboxylase domain-containing protein codes for MTDASAPTNRRRILITSGPTRQYLDPVRYLTNASSGRMGAALAQSALDLGHDVVMVSGPVSVDYPEDVELINVLTTQEMLQAAGEAFERCDGAIGAAAPCDYMPRHVSSQKLSKTGEPLQLELIETPDVIATLGQNKRSDQWVVGFALETDDRRFRATVKLERKHCDLMVSNGPEAINSAENQVELLDPSGNVIEHIQGTKEHVARRLLHQIHHRLLAL; via the coding sequence GTGACTGACGCTTCCGCGCCCACCAATCGCCGCCGCATCTTGATTACCTCAGGCCCCACTCGGCAATATCTCGACCCGGTTCGCTATCTCACCAATGCATCCAGCGGTCGGATGGGAGCAGCGCTGGCACAATCCGCGTTGGATCTGGGACACGATGTTGTGATGGTTTCCGGCCCCGTGTCCGTGGACTATCCCGAGGACGTTGAGCTGATCAACGTGCTGACCACCCAAGAAATGCTGCAGGCCGCCGGGGAAGCCTTTGAACGATGCGATGGCGCCATCGGTGCGGCCGCCCCCTGCGACTACATGCCCCGACACGTCTCATCGCAAAAGCTGTCCAAGACAGGTGAACCTCTGCAACTGGAACTGATCGAAACACCCGATGTCATCGCGACGTTGGGACAAAATAAACGTTCGGATCAGTGGGTGGTTGGGTTCGCTTTGGAAACCGATGACCGACGGTTTCGGGCCACCGTCAAACTCGAACGCAAACACTGCGATCTCATGGTCAGCAATGGCCCGGAAGCCATCAACTCCGCCGAAAATCAAGTCGAGTTGCTCGACCCATCGGGGAATGTGATTGAGCACATTCAAGGCACCAAAGAACACGTTGCTCGGCGACTGCTTCATCAAATTCATCACCGCTTGCTCGCGCTTTAA
- a CDS encoding dihydroorotate dehydrogenase — protein sequence MTITQTNLQTTLGRLTLPNPILVASGTFGYAREMQGIVDLPKLGGILPKTITAEPRVGNAPWRTVETSAGLLNAIGLDNDGVDAFLEHHLPYLAGLGTPIIVSVAGRTVEDFTELARRVGQCDGVSAIELNLSCPNVSGGIDFGTNADSCREVVTSARAACDVPILAKLTPNVTRIAEIAQGAADGGADAVCLINTVLGMAVDWKKRKPILGNGMGGLSGPAIKPIALRCVHQVRQAVEIPIIGIGGVANIDDVMQFLVTGASAVQIGTANYYDPTVSTRLIDQLPNALAEIDAESVAEVIGTLS from the coding sequence ATGACAATCACGCAAACCAACCTGCAAACCACGCTCGGACGTTTGACGCTTCCCAACCCCATTTTGGTGGCGTCGGGAACGTTTGGTTACGCCCGCGAGATGCAGGGAATTGTCGACCTGCCCAAACTGGGTGGAATTCTTCCTAAAACCATCACGGCCGAACCCCGCGTTGGCAACGCACCGTGGCGAACGGTTGAGACTTCCGCCGGCCTGCTCAACGCGATCGGGCTCGACAACGATGGGGTGGATGCCTTCCTCGAACACCACCTGCCGTACCTGGCTGGCCTGGGAACTCCCATCATCGTCAGCGTTGCTGGACGCACGGTCGAAGACTTCACCGAACTGGCACGTCGCGTGGGTCAATGTGATGGTGTTTCCGCGATTGAATTGAATCTGTCTTGCCCCAATGTCAGCGGCGGCATCGACTTTGGCACCAATGCCGACTCCTGCCGCGAAGTCGTTACCTCCGCGCGTGCCGCTTGCGACGTGCCGATTTTGGCCAAACTCACGCCTAACGTCACTCGCATCGCAGAGATTGCTCAAGGTGCCGCCGATGGAGGTGCTGACGCGGTTTGCTTGATCAACACGGTGCTTGGAATGGCGGTTGACTGGAAGAAACGCAAGCCGATCCTTGGAAATGGGATGGGTGGACTCAGTGGACCCGCCATCAAACCCATCGCGTTGCGGTGCGTGCACCAAGTTCGCCAAGCGGTTGAGATTCCGATCATTGGAATTGGTGGCGTCGCCAACATCGACGACGTGATGCAGTTTCTGGTCACCGGAGCATCGGCCGTTCAGATCGGTACCGCCAATTACTACGACCCGACCGTATCCACCCGGCTGATCGACCAACTGCCAAATGCCTTGGCTGAAATCGACGCCGAAAGCGTTGCCGAAGTCATTGGCACGCTTTCGTGA
- a CDS encoding DUF4430 domain-containing protein, whose product MFQKLARTSHVAPGHLFPSIAFTLLVSFFGLVGCTGTSSTTTVDPDLTESESTGTVTIEFVLEDGTEKTHAIEDVASGTTLESLMRDLDEPKMEIGGEGTTAFIHSIDGVSTSATQGWTYTIDGEFAKTGVGTTKLEPPTTVRWKFTTFEEAMADQD is encoded by the coding sequence ATGTTTCAGAAATTGGCACGGACGTCGCACGTCGCACCCGGACACTTGTTCCCGAGTATTGCGTTCACGCTGCTGGTGAGCTTCTTTGGGCTGGTCGGATGCACCGGCACCTCGTCGACCACGACGGTCGATCCTGATTTGACCGAATCGGAATCCACCGGAACGGTCACTATCGAATTTGTGCTGGAAGATGGCACCGAGAAAACGCACGCGATCGAAGACGTTGCCAGCGGAACGACGCTGGAAAGCTTGATGCGGGATCTCGACGAACCGAAGATGGAGATTGGTGGCGAAGGAACCACCGCGTTCATCCATTCAATCGATGGTGTGTCCACCAGTGCCACACAGGGATGGACTTACACGATCGACGGCGAGTTCGCGAAAACGGGAGTTGGGACCACCAAGCTTGAACCCCCAACGACGGTGCGTTGGAAGTTCACCACGTTCGAAGAGGCAATGGCGGATCAAGATTGA
- a CDS encoding VWA domain-containing protein has protein sequence MNDSEIQWGNPSATIWLVAVGLALLLIVGASAWRRRAWRRFMGTQVSPPSDRVKRGLSALYVLAAMLLMSISLLDLRWGKAWEEVPQRGIEAVFVLDVSRSMLAEDASPNRLDRAKQQISDMVDEMPGDRVGLVVFAGETRQVLPLTRHVEDFKQTLESVGMQSVRRGGSRLGDAIRVAADAFLDKTTDHKAMVILTDGEDQESDPVGSAKRVHEEKGIRIFTIGLGDMVDGSRIPDVDPEMPRRQSSRYVKHKGQTVISKMNGAILKEVAVQSDGAYIPAGTKRVDMSDVVHGYIANVDDADLQTAKINAFIPRFQWFVIPALLMLGLECLLRGWSPKRETVSVKRRSGHATAQAATVLICLSLIGGNMVVAQDDGFTGEHLDRLGRASFNEGVQEFESGEYSAAEESFSKTVASADSELALRSRYNLGNCHHTRAISAMQTEPKSAMESLDVAIANYRTAIQVGRSLPRGSNDTADPAQGILLMARKNLELAMRLKKELEDQQQQGGNSDDSQQENDSQPSNEEPSEGEQNNEDQSASGDQDQSDSSGDRGESQSEDSDGASEEQSSQEQGDEQGSEASTDPQSDQGQKEGDQDAADDVPPDENGKTDSEGQLQSRDPSENEQDDGKVGAEAAEGNAVQQSMTVEEALKMLQAVRDRDMLRRFEKEQRERSRQIPVEKDW, from the coding sequence ATGAACGACTCCGAAATCCAATGGGGGAATCCTTCCGCGACGATTTGGCTCGTCGCGGTTGGATTGGCGTTGCTCTTGATCGTCGGTGCGTCGGCCTGGCGACGTCGGGCTTGGCGACGATTCATGGGGACGCAGGTGTCTCCGCCGAGCGACCGTGTCAAACGTGGGCTGTCCGCGTTGTATGTTTTGGCCGCGATGCTGTTGATGTCGATTTCGCTGCTGGATTTGCGATGGGGAAAGGCATGGGAAGAGGTGCCGCAACGCGGAATCGAGGCGGTGTTTGTGTTGGATGTTTCTCGCAGCATGTTGGCGGAGGATGCATCGCCAAATCGCTTGGATCGAGCGAAGCAGCAGATCAGTGATATGGTGGACGAGATGCCGGGCGACCGCGTGGGATTGGTCGTGTTCGCCGGAGAAACTCGCCAGGTGTTGCCGTTGACGCGTCACGTGGAGGACTTCAAGCAAACGCTGGAATCCGTCGGCATGCAATCCGTTCGCCGTGGCGGTTCGCGATTGGGGGATGCGATCCGAGTCGCTGCGGATGCTTTTTTGGACAAGACAACGGATCACAAAGCCATGGTGATTTTGACCGATGGCGAGGACCAGGAAAGTGACCCGGTGGGATCAGCGAAGCGCGTGCACGAAGAGAAAGGCATTCGCATCTTCACGATCGGATTGGGGGACATGGTCGACGGTTCGCGAATTCCGGATGTGGACCCTGAAATGCCGAGACGGCAAAGCAGTCGCTACGTGAAGCACAAAGGTCAAACAGTGATCTCAAAGATGAACGGAGCGATCCTGAAAGAAGTCGCCGTCCAGTCAGACGGAGCGTACATTCCTGCCGGGACGAAACGTGTCGACATGTCCGACGTGGTGCATGGCTACATTGCCAACGTCGATGACGCGGATCTGCAGACCGCAAAGATCAACGCTTTCATCCCCCGTTTCCAGTGGTTTGTTATTCCCGCCTTGTTGATGTTGGGATTGGAATGCTTGCTCCGCGGATGGTCACCAAAGCGTGAGACGGTGAGTGTCAAACGCCGGAGTGGCCATGCGACGGCTCAAGCCGCGACGGTGTTGATTTGTCTGTCACTGATCGGTGGCAACATGGTTGTTGCGCAAGACGACGGGTTCACAGGGGAGCACTTGGATCGTCTGGGCAGAGCGTCTTTCAATGAAGGCGTGCAGGAGTTTGAATCAGGAGAGTATTCCGCCGCGGAAGAAAGCTTTTCGAAAACGGTTGCGTCGGCGGATAGCGAACTTGCGTTGCGTTCGCGGTACAACCTTGGGAATTGCCATCACACACGTGCCATTTCCGCTATGCAAACGGAACCCAAGTCGGCGATGGAATCGTTGGACGTGGCGATTGCAAATTATCGCACCGCGATTCAAGTGGGCAGGTCATTGCCCCGTGGTTCTAACGATACAGCAGATCCAGCACAGGGAATCTTGCTGATGGCTCGCAAGAATTTGGAGCTTGCGATGCGTTTGAAAAAAGAGCTGGAAGACCAGCAGCAACAGGGCGGCAACTCGGACGATTCACAACAGGAGAATGACTCGCAGCCATCGAACGAGGAGCCTTCGGAGGGAGAACAGAACAACGAAGATCAGTCAGCGTCCGGTGATCAGGACCAGAGCGATTCATCGGGTGATCGCGGAGAATCTCAGTCCGAAGACTCCGATGGGGCTTCCGAAGAGCAGTCGTCTCAAGAGCAAGGCGATGAGCAGGGCAGCGAAGCATCCACGGATCCGCAGTCCGACCAAGGACAAAAGGAGGGCGACCAAGACGCTGCCGATGATGTGCCTCCTGACGAGAATGGCAAAACGGATTCGGAGGGGCAGTTGCAGTCGCGGGATCCATCTGAGAATGAGCAAGATGACGGCAAAGTGGGGGCGGAAGCCGCGGAAGGCAATGCGGTGCAACAATCCATGACGGTGGAAGAAGCTCTGAAAATGCTGCAAGCCGTTCGCGATCGCGACATGCTGCGGCGATTCGAAAAGGAGCAGCGAGAGCGGTCCCGACAAATTCCTGTCGAGAAAGATTGGTGA
- a CDS encoding sigma 54-interacting transcriptional regulator, producing MVAYLAIQDGNEKGTQFPLDPERPMHIGRAAGCEIMLTDPNSSRFHAVVYYEDHTWHLRDTESRNGTLVNGKKVSTARLNNDTQVVIGKTVMQMINLDEDSFADDALSQTVYEDLETYQSRQPDRVREPGQVVDHPDDLLDLYQLSLSLLGGKRADEVINTTLELLLDRTASETVTLVADLGEGRWKIRRQFPKDSQPIKLDRGRLRHVCNEQKPFVSDNGEGNGKAGSDACMMVPILDGETSLGVLVLHRSGAPYDERLVDLTVGAGSLLTKGIAQSTLTENLRLENQRIADRNADQGELIGNSKSMLRLKERIARVGLANGSVLVRGESGSGKELVARAVHRSSNRTDRPMLSVNCAAIPRDLLESQLFGHKKGAFTGADNDHDGLFQQANEGTLFLDEIGEMSLEGQAKLLRILEGHPFLPVGATKQVSVDVRVIAATNRDLTEFVRDGRFREDLYYRLSVFELVVPPLRERGEDIDVLMDHFLDHFLRQHGRPNLSLSDTARERMRNYAWPGNVRQLRNVIDSAVVMADEPMIQEDDLGLRDAGLTQIDTLRIDVWEKRLIEKALNRCDGSVPEAAKLLGISRATAYRKIAEYEIER from the coding sequence ATGGTTGCTTACCTCGCCATTCAAGACGGCAACGAAAAGGGAACCCAATTCCCTTTGGATCCGGAACGCCCAATGCACATTGGGCGTGCCGCCGGGTGTGAAATCATGCTGACGGATCCCAACAGCAGTCGCTTTCACGCGGTCGTGTACTATGAGGACCACACTTGGCATCTTCGCGACACAGAGAGCCGCAACGGCACGCTGGTCAATGGAAAGAAAGTCAGCACCGCTCGGTTGAACAACGACACCCAAGTCGTGATCGGCAAGACGGTGATGCAGATGATCAACCTCGACGAAGATTCCTTCGCCGACGACGCGCTCTCACAAACCGTTTACGAAGACCTCGAAACTTATCAATCGCGTCAACCGGATCGGGTTCGCGAACCCGGACAAGTGGTCGATCACCCGGACGACCTTTTGGATCTGTACCAACTCAGTCTTTCGCTGCTGGGCGGAAAACGTGCCGACGAAGTCATCAACACCACGCTGGAATTGCTGCTCGACCGAACAGCATCCGAGACGGTCACATTGGTCGCGGATCTGGGCGAAGGTCGTTGGAAAATACGCCGGCAATTCCCCAAGGACTCACAACCGATCAAACTCGATCGTGGTCGCCTGCGGCACGTGTGCAATGAACAAAAACCGTTTGTCAGTGACAACGGTGAGGGCAACGGCAAAGCGGGCAGCGACGCATGCATGATGGTGCCCATCCTGGACGGAGAAACCTCGCTGGGCGTTTTGGTTCTGCATCGCAGCGGTGCTCCCTACGACGAACGCTTGGTGGATTTGACCGTTGGTGCTGGCAGCCTGCTCACCAAGGGCATCGCCCAATCCACCCTGACTGAAAATCTGCGTTTAGAAAACCAACGCATCGCCGATCGGAACGCCGACCAAGGCGAACTAATTGGCAACAGCAAATCCATGTTGCGTTTGAAGGAACGCATCGCGCGTGTTGGATTGGCCAACGGCTCCGTCTTGGTTCGCGGGGAAAGTGGTTCTGGAAAAGAGTTGGTTGCTCGCGCCGTGCACCGTTCTTCCAACCGAACTGACCGCCCGATGCTCTCGGTGAACTGTGCCGCCATCCCGCGAGACCTGCTGGAAAGCCAACTGTTTGGGCACAAGAAAGGTGCCTTCACCGGTGCCGACAACGATCATGACGGTTTGTTTCAACAAGCCAACGAAGGCACGCTGTTCCTCGACGAAATTGGCGAGATGAGCCTGGAAGGCCAAGCCAAACTGTTGCGGATCCTCGAAGGACATCCGTTCTTGCCCGTGGGTGCCACCAAACAAGTCAGCGTGGACGTTCGGGTGATTGCCGCGACCAACCGCGATCTGACCGAGTTCGTACGAGATGGCCGATTTCGCGAAGACTTGTATTACCGGCTGAGCGTTTTCGAATTGGTTGTCCCGCCTCTTCGTGAACGCGGTGAAGACATCGACGTTCTGATGGATCACTTCCTGGACCACTTCCTACGCCAACACGGACGTCCCAATTTGTCGCTCAGCGATACCGCTCGCGAACGCATGCGAAACTACGCCTGGCCTGGAAATGTGCGTCAGCTTCGCAATGTCATCGACAGCGCGGTGGTCATGGCCGATGAACCGATGATCCAAGAGGATGATCTCGGACTACGCGACGCCGGATTGACGCAAATCGACACGCTGCGGATCGACGTTTGGGAAAAGCGATTGATCGAAAAAGCACTCAACCGTTGCGACGGCAGCGTCCCCGAAGCCGCGAAATTGCTGGGCATCAGCCGCGCGACCGCCTATCGCAAAATTGCCGAGTACGAGATCGAACGATGA
- the aroH gene encoding chorismate mutase, with protein MTMCRGVRGATTVEQDNREEILKATTQLLALMIRRNEIDSADLASATFTVTKDLQSEFPALAARQLGWLEVPLLCGYEVSVDGSLPRCIRVLLHWNTTKTQSEIQHVYIRDAVKLRPDLSKVPPVDFEELEQWIAEHLQEE; from the coding sequence ATGACCATGTGCCGGGGAGTTCGCGGGGCCACCACCGTCGAGCAAGACAACCGCGAAGAAATTCTCAAAGCGACCACTCAGTTGCTGGCGCTGATGATTCGCCGCAATGAAATCGATTCGGCGGACTTGGCCAGCGCAACATTCACCGTCACGAAAGATCTGCAAAGCGAATTCCCCGCGTTGGCCGCTCGGCAACTCGGTTGGTTGGAGGTCCCCTTGCTGTGCGGTTACGAGGTGTCGGTCGATGGATCCCTGCCACGATGCATTCGCGTGCTTTTGCATTGGAACACCACCAAGACGCAATCAGAAATCCAACACGTCTACATTCGTGACGCGGTGAAATTGCGACCGGACCTTTCCAAGGTTCCTCCAGTCGATTTTGAAGAGCTGGAACAGTGGATCGCGGAACACCTGCAGGAGGAATGA
- a CDS encoding TerB family tellurite resistance protein, whose product MSTPPPSDPDPSDSVEEVVSAFEKNTQQHKQHLRNLVVMAFADGSLSHREVHLIADRCEELGLHESELEDALAFGISDEAKLQLPADAGVREALLKDLIRMMAADGQFAEAEKRLFALAAAKMNLTGQRLQTLIQSVQQELGRLP is encoded by the coding sequence ATGAGCACGCCCCCGCCTTCGGATCCCGACCCTTCCGATTCTGTGGAGGAAGTGGTTTCGGCGTTCGAAAAGAACACGCAACAACACAAACAACACCTTCGCAACCTGGTGGTCATGGCATTTGCGGATGGCTCGCTCAGCCACCGTGAAGTCCACCTGATCGCCGATCGTTGTGAAGAATTGGGTCTTCACGAATCGGAATTGGAAGACGCCCTCGCCTTTGGCATTAGCGATGAAGCCAAACTTCAATTACCTGCCGACGCAGGTGTTCGAGAAGCCTTGCTGAAAGACTTGATTCGCATGATGGCCGCCGATGGCCAATTTGCCGAAGCGGAAAAACGACTGTTCGCGTTGGCTGCCGCCAAAATGAATCTGACTGGGCAACGTCTTCAAACCCTCATTCAATCCGTCCAGCAAGAACTGGGACGTTTGCCGTGA
- a CDS encoding DUF1349 domain-containing protein: MVADEPDTLFFDDFDGKVDELWDPLRPDPNRVSLTSHPGKLTLKTHFGSLGGNALTRRTPLTRNVYLVPNPVEDDGDFAVTTCIESFRPVKNFQQVGLVIYNDDDNYLKFDYEHSGRHAGFKHMREKDTYRLVDTDEFMEPADRLWLRVIKRGNVYERAFSTDGEKYKVIGAAVWGDGSPQQIGILACNGSLQGHEIEAQFDFVQIRKLTVAERQEPVHLQRQKLAGAWDVVSTKVNGIEMAEGPITEFNFDGGNVSFETEGELTEVDYLLTIDSDPKGFTLASLTRDAKEPVNGIYSIEKDRLILCLSLPPGSPAPTQLEARENDGRILLTLQRSK; this comes from the coding sequence TTGGTCGCCGATGAACCGGACACATTGTTCTTTGATGACTTCGACGGAAAGGTCGACGAGCTTTGGGACCCGTTGCGACCGGACCCCAATCGCGTTTCGCTGACCAGCCATCCAGGCAAACTCACGTTGAAAACACATTTTGGTAGTCTCGGTGGCAACGCGTTGACTCGTCGAACTCCGCTGACACGAAATGTGTACTTGGTCCCCAACCCCGTTGAAGATGATGGCGATTTTGCGGTCACGACCTGCATTGAGTCTTTCCGACCGGTCAAGAACTTTCAGCAAGTGGGTTTGGTGATCTACAACGATGACGACAACTATCTCAAGTTCGACTACGAGCACAGCGGAAGGCATGCTGGGTTCAAGCACATGCGGGAGAAGGACACCTATCGGTTGGTCGATACCGATGAATTCATGGAGCCTGCTGATCGGCTTTGGTTGCGCGTGATCAAGCGGGGGAATGTCTACGAGCGAGCTTTCAGCACGGATGGCGAAAAGTACAAAGTCATCGGCGCCGCCGTTTGGGGCGACGGAAGCCCTCAGCAAATTGGGATTTTGGCTTGCAACGGATCGCTGCAAGGGCACGAAATCGAGGCTCAGTTCGACTTCGTCCAGATTCGGAAATTGACCGTCGCTGAACGCCAGGAACCTGTCCATTTGCAGCGGCAGAAACTCGCCGGAGCATGGGATGTGGTTTCGACAAAAGTGAATGGCATCGAAATGGCCGAAGGACCGATTACCGAGTTCAACTTTGATGGTGGCAATGTTTCGTTTGAAACCGAGGGTGAGCTCACCGAGGTCGACTACTTGCTGACCATCGATTCGGATCCAAAGGGATTCACGTTGGCGTCATTGACGAGAGACGCGAAAGAACCTGTCAACGGGATCTACTCCATCGAAAAAGATCGATTGATCCTGTGTTTGTCGCTTCCACCCGGTTCGCCGGCACCGACGCAATTGGAAGCGAGAGAGAACGACGGACGCATTTTGCTGACTCTGCAACGTAGCAAATGA